The Malus domestica chromosome 10, GDT2T_hap1 genome contains a region encoding:
- the LOC103419779 gene encoding uncharacterized protein At4g19900-like has translation MLRSIRSRRPHRPRYGVYICAVISALLLLLSVSLLYTRLSHSQSHHFHYRHQNPDSQYDDVSLTNPLVSDEGNDVGSIATEDKIDELDDVVEETPKDEEVDDEDDPQSEISQSRVSGYVFDHVTGVIRRGFIKRKIEDWEEDYNGFNMGLGALDKSKVAFGSDDVPVDMEVRRRMSEVAGIEDALLLKVGKRVSPLREGWGEWFDKKGDFLRRDRMFKSNVEKLNPLHNPMLQDPDAVGVTGLTKGDKVLQKWWLNHFKKVPFLGKKPLGVSGRPREVKLRENGREGRKMESDGGDGVVNGRGNGIGVGTEVAENESKGLNSGSSGNSSTDRNLSYMSNVSDKAIGNTVEQISESDPDQVGGFKDEFSGVIYADGKRWGYYPGLDPLLSFSDFVDVFFRKGKCEMRVFMVWNSPPWMYTVRQQRGLESLLSRHRDACVLVLSETIELDFFKNNFLKDGYKVAVAMPNLDELLRDTPTHIFASAWSEWRKTKYYATHYSELVRLAALYKYGGIYLDSDIIVLKPLSSLHNSVGKEDQPAGSSLNGAVMAFNRRSPFIMECLKEFYMTYDDTRLRLNGADLLTRVARRFLSSRNKSVRQLELKVQPSFIFFPIASQNISRYFTAPSTETEKAQQDALFRKILDESLTFHFWNSLTSALIPEPESLATRLIDHPCIRCTDVL, from the exons ATGCTGAGAAGTATTCGATCCCGGCGGCCCCACCGACCGCGTTACGGCGTTTACATCTGCGCCGTTATCTCcgctctcctcctcctcctctccgtCTCTCTCCTCTACACTCGCCTTTCTCACTCCCAATCTCACCACTTCCACTACCGTCACCAGAACCCCGATTCCCAATACGACGACGTTTCTCTCACCAACCCCCTCGTCTCCGATGAGGGCAACGACGTCGGCTCCATCGCCACCGAGGACAAGATCGACGAGCTCGACGACGTCGTAGAGGAGACACCCAAAGACGAGGAAGTGGACGATGAGGACGACCCCCAATCGGAGATTTCGCAATCTAGGGTTTCCGGTTATGTATTCGATCACGTGACTGGGGTTATCAGGAGGGGTTTCATTAAGCGTAAAATTGAGGATTGGGAGGAGGATTACAATGGGTTTAACATGGGATTGGGTGCATTGGATAAGAGCAAGGTGGCGTTCGGATCGGACGATGTGCCGGTGGATATGGAGGTGCGGCGGAGGATGAGTGAGGTGGCGGGTATTGAGGACGCGCTATTGCTGAAGGTGGGGAAGAGGGTTTCGCCGCTAAGGGAGGGGTGGGGGGAGTGGTTTGACAAGAAAGGCGATTTCCTGAGGAGGGATAGGATGTTTAAGTCCAATGTGGAGAAGCTGAATCCGTTGCACAATCCAATGCTGCAGGACCCTGATGCGGTTGGGGTTACTGGGTTGACAAAGGGTGATAAGGTGCTGCAGAAATGGTGGCTGAATCACTTTAAGAAGGTCCCGTTTCTCGGGAAGAAGCCGCTGGGAGTTTCGGGGAGGCCCCGAGAAGTGAAGCTCCGGGAAAATGGCCGCGAGGGTAGGAAAATGGAGAGTGATGGTGGAGATGGTGTTGTGAATGGAAGGGGAAATGGAATAGGTGTAGGAACAGAAGTTGCTGAAAATGAGAGTAAGGGTTTGAATTCAGGTTCAAGTGGTAATTCTAGTACCGACAGGAATTTGTCTTACATGAGTAATGTGAGTGATAAAGCGATTGGGAACACCGTTGAACAAATTAGTGAGTCGGATCCGGATCAAGTGGGTGGCTTTAAGGATGAGTTTTCAGGTGTGATATATGCAGATGGCAAGAGATGGGGTTACTATCCCGGTTTGGACCCGCTTTTATCATTCTCTGATTTTGTGGATGTGTTTTTCAGGAAGGGGAAATGTGAGATGAGGGTTTTTATGGTGTGGAATTCTCCCCCTTGGATGTATACTGTAAGACAGCAGCGGGGACTTGAGAGTTTACTATCCCGTCATCGAGATGCCTGTGTTTTGGTGTTGTCTGAGACAATTGAGCTtgatttctttaaaaataactTTTTGAAGGACGG TTACAAAGTTGCTGTTGCTATGCCAAATCTTGATGAATTACTAAGGGATACACCGACCCATATATTTGCTTCTGCCTGGTCCGAGTGGAGAAAGACCAAGTATTATGCTACTCATTACAGTGAGCTCGTCCGCCTTGCTGCTCTCTACAA ATACGGAGGaatatatcttgattctgaTATCATAGTTCTGAAGCCTTTATCATCACTTCACAATTCTGTTGGTAAAGAGGATCAACCTGCGGGAAGTTCTTTGAATGGTGCTGTAATGGCATTTAATAGGAGGAG CCCCTTCATAATGGAGTGCCTGAAAGAGTTTTATATGACATATGATGATACTCGTTTGAGATTGAATGGGGCTGATCTTTTGACAAGAGTTGCACGAAGGTTTTTGAGTAGTCGTAATAAATCAGTTAGACAGCTGGAGCTGAAAGTGCAGCCTTCTTTCATATtttttccaattgcttctcagaATATCTCAAG ATACTTCACTGCACCGTCAACAGAGACTGaaaaggctcaacaagatgcccTGTTCAGAAAGATTCTAGATGAGTCGTTAACATTCCATTTTTGGAACAGCTTGACCTCTGCTCTCATTCCAGAGCCAGAGAGCCTTGCTACCAGACTTATTGACCACCCTTGTATCCGATGCACTGATGTGTTGTGA
- the LOC114827735 gene encoding protein EXORDIUM-like 7: protein MQNLQLCSFFFFFSSFFFFTILAQYSWSQNTQFNQAKNYEGSSDLVDLQYHMGPVLASPINLYVIWYGHWNPTHQSTIRDFLYSLSSPAPYPSVADWWSTVRLYTDQTGSNITRTIALSGEFYDSSYSHGSSLSRLSMQSIIKNAVTSHPRALPLNPRNGVYLVLSSSDVRVQDFCRAVCGFHYFTFPTLVGVTVPYAWVGYSGSQCPGVCAYPFAWPKDSGRPPPGTPGGNTIMRAPNGDAGTDGMISVIAHELAEVSSNPLVNAWYAGDDPTAPTEIADLCLGVYGSGGGGGYVGAVSKDRWGNGFNVNGVKGRKFLVQWIWNPVKRRCFGPNAMD, encoded by the coding sequence ATGCAAAATCTGCAACTTTgcagtttcttcttcttcttctcttcattttttttctttacaattCTGGCTCAATATTCATGGAGCCAGAACACACAATTCAACCAAGCCAAAAACTATGAGGGTTCATCTGATCTGGTGGACCTTCAGTACCATATGGGTCCTGTCCTTGCTTCTCCCATCAACCTTTATGTTATATGGTATGGCCACTGGAACCCTACTCATCAATCCACCATTAGAGACTTCCTctactctctctcctctcctgcCCCTTACCCTTCTGTTGCTGATTGGTGGAGCACTGTGAGGCTCTACACTGATCAAACTGGCTCAAACATCACTAGAACCATTGCTCTCTCCGGAGAGTTTTACGATTCTTCATACTCCCATGGAAGCTCTCTCAGCCGCCTTTCGATGCAGTCCATCATAAAAAATGCTGTCACTTCACATCCAAGAGCCTTGCCTCTCAACCCGAGAAACGGCGTTTACTTAGTTCTGAGCTCATCTGATGTTAGGGTTCAAGACTTCTGCAGGGCGGTATGTGGTTTTCACTACTTCACATTTCCAACCCTAGTTGGTGTGACTGTGCCGTATGCATGGGTGGGTTATAGCGGGAGTCAGTGTCCGGGCGTATGCGCTTACCCTTTTGCCTGGCCTAAGGACTCAGGCCGGCCGCCACCAGGCACACCTGGAGGGAACACCATTATGCGCGCGCCCAACGGGGACGCGGGCACTGATGGGATGATAAGTGTGATAGCTCATGAGCTAGCGGAGGTCTCGAGCAACCCGCTTGTGAATGCGTGGTACGCAGGCGATGATCCAACTGCACCGACAGAAATTGCAGATTTGTGTCTGGGGGTTTATGGTAGTGGCGGGGGCGGAGGGTATGTTGGGGCGGTTTCAAAGGACAGATGGGGAAATGGGTTTAATGTAAATGGGGTGAAAGGAAGAAAGTTTTTGGTACAGTGGATTTGGAACCCTGTGAAAAGAAGATGCTTTGGTCCCAATGCTATGGACTAG